The following coding sequences lie in one Meles meles chromosome X, mMelMel3.1 paternal haplotype, whole genome shotgun sequence genomic window:
- the GPR119 gene encoding glucose-dependent insulinotropic receptor → MESSLPFGVILAVLASLIIAVNVLVAAAVLLLIHKNDGVGLCFTLNLAVADTLLGVAISGLVTDQLSSPAQPTQKTLCSLRMAFVTSSAAASVLTVMLIALDRYLAIKQPLRYFQIMNGFVAGTCLAGLWLVSYFIGFLPLGVPTFRQTTYHGTCSFFAVFHPRFVLTLSCVGFFPALLLFVFFYCDMLKIASMHSQQIRKMEHAGAMTGAYRPPRNPSDFKAVRTVAVLIGSFTLSWTPFLITGIVQVACQKCYLYLVLERYLWLLGVGNSLLNPLIYAYWQKEVRQQLYQMALGVKKGLASCLLLLSARYGGPKGPRENSYPIAIISHSDLDG, encoded by the coding sequence ATGGAGTCATCTTTGCCATTTGGAGTGATCCTTGCTGTCCTCGCCTCCCTCATTATTGCTGTCAATGTGCTAGTGGCTGCGGCTGTACTGTTGCTGATCCACAAGAATGATGGTGTCGGTCTCTGCTTCACCTTGAATCTGGCAGTGGCTGACACCTTGCTTGGTGTGGCCATCTCTGGCCTAGTCACAGACCAGctctccagcccagcccagcccacacagAAGACCCTGTGCAGCCTTCGGATGGCATTTGTTACTTCTTCCGCCGCTGCCTCTGTCCTCACGGTCATGCTGATTGCCTTAGACAGGTACCTTGCCATCAAGCAGCCCCTCCGCTACTTCCAGATCATGAATGGGTTCGTGGCTGGGACCTGCCTTGCCGGGCTGTGGTTGGTGTCTTACTTCATTGGTTTCCTCCCACTGGGAGTCCCCACATTCCGGCAGACTACCTACCACGGTACCTGCAGCTTCTTCGCTGTGTTTCACCCACGCTTTGTACTGACCCTCTCCTGCGTTGGCTtcttcccagccctgctcctctTTGTCTTCTTCTACTGTGACATGCTCAAGATTGCCTCAATGCACAGTCAGCAGATCCGAAAGATGGAACATGCAGGAGCCATGACCGGGGCATACCGGCCTCCACGGAATCCCAGCGACTTCAAGGCTGTCCGCACTGTGGCTGTTCTCATTGGGAGCTTCACTCTGTCCTGGACCCCCTTCCTTATCACTGGCATTGTGCAGGTGGCCTGCCAGAAGTGCTACCTCTACCTGGTGCTAGAACGGTACCTGTGGCTGCTCGGTGTGGGCAACTCCCTACTCAACCCACTCATCTATGCCTATTGGCAGAAGGAGGTGCGACAGCAGCTCTACCAGATGGCCCTGGGAGTGAAGAAGGGGCTCGCCTCATGTCTCCTTCTTCTCTCAGCCAGATATGGTGGCCCGAAAGGGCCCAGGGAAAATTCCTATCCTATCGCCATTATCTCCCACTCAGATCTCGATGGCTAA